The window GGGGGTGCAGTGATTGGACGCTCTGGTGATACCCCCCCTTTCAGAGCATAGTTGGGCGAATGTGGGTTTCCTCGTGCCCCAGTTCCCCAGCAGAACCGGGCCCCGGGCTggctgagctgggctgcaggGCTCGTTCAGGCCGTGGGCGTGCGGGCCGCTAACGAGGCCGGCCGCGGTCACGTGGCAAAGGGGTGAACAGGGCCGCACGCTCAGGCTCCAGAGCTGGACTCTCTGCCTGGGGAAGGTCAGGAGGGAACCGGGAACCGGGTCGTCCCCAAAAGGGGCCACTAGGGGGCGCTGCTTGTAATGGCTGGCTGTGCGGCTGGATGGGCCCCTTGGTCTGAGCTAATAAGGCAGCCCCTGAGTGTTTCAGCGGGGGGCCCCCTGTGCTCGCCcctcgccccccagccctgccggtgcccctcactcccgacccgggAGTGGCTCCCCGGCACCCGGATGATTTGTTGCCTAGCTGCCCCTGAGCGGGGCTGAGCCCTTCCCGCTCATCTCACGTGTGGCTGGGCTGGTTTGCCAGCCCCagtgctggctgggggtggggggcaggggctgggtgtgtCGGCGGCTCCGGGCTGCGCTGTCCTGGCTGCCCCATGGAGACGCGCTGGGGGCTGGCACGGAGCCAGGCCCCCGGGGGCCTGGTGGCGCCTCTGGTACCTGGCAGGAGCGGCCAAGGGCACAGAAATATCGTCCTCccccagggcatgctgggaaagtGTCTGTGGGGGGGGTGTAAGCTGGTGCACCTAAGCTCCAGGGCAGGGCGTGGttgtagggggtggggggcggtgcccCATAGCACTAGGCAGGggtgcagctgggtgggggggcagggagggtggcgCCCCCTAGcacctggctggggggagggtctTTGTCTAGCTCAGGgaggcccccccagccctgcattcCAGGTCCTGCTTTGTCTGCAactccctgcctgggccccagcctatcccttcccttcccggagctggggagagaacccaggagtcctggctcccagcccccccccccccccgctctaatcactagaccccactcccctttcagagctggggagagaacccaggagtgctcccagccccccccccaatcactagaccccactccccttccagagctggggagagaacccaggagtcctggctcccagccccccaccccgctctaatcactagacctcactcccctcccagagctggggagagaacccaggaatcctggctcccagcccccccctccccgctctaatcactagaccccactccccttccagagctggggagagaacccaggagtcctggctcccagccccccaccccgctctaatcactagacctcactcccctcccagagctggggagagaacccaggaatcctggctcccagcccccccctccccgctctaatcactagaccccactccccttccagagctggggagagaacccaggagtgctcccagcccccccccgctctaatcactagacctcactcccctcccagagctggggagagaacccaggagtcctggctcccagcccccccccccccccgctctaatcactagaccccactgcccttccagagctggggagagaacccaggagtcctggctcccagccccccccccccccaagtttttatccctttcttcccctttctctccacCTTGCATGGAAataaactaaccccccccccccgcctgtattcccacatccctccccagtcCCCATGTTCCACTCCCACTACTGacaaccccccctcccaccccacgccGTGAACCCAGCtgtccagggctgggggtgcggggcaGAATTTACTACTTTATTGTGAGCCCACATGTTGGGGGGGCTGACTGAGCATGGGGGGAGCATGTGGTGGAGGGGGTGTTGGCTGCAAACCCCTCTGTGTGGGGAGGGAATTGACCAGTTTACCGTAAATGCTGCAGTAGGGGTTTGCGGGGTGGGTtgcgaacccaggagtccggtggggggagggatttaCCATGAGCCCACACACTGGAGGTTCTTGGGGGGCCGGCcgcgaacccaggagtccggggcgGAATCTACCAGGAACCCACGCCtgtgatttgggggtgggggcactgaCACTGAACCCTGGCCTCCAGGGCTGCGGGGAAGGAACTTAccggggacccaggcgtccggctgGCTTGCACCCCGGcatgctgtggggggggggagcgaagGCCCCGGGCTCTCTGCTGTGTGGCCCCCGGCTCCGTGTCTCCTGCCTGGAGACCAGCATGGCTCCGTGGGGAGCGAAGTCCAgttgggcggggtggggtggggtgggggaaacgcggaggggagggggacggATGCGGCTGATCCTGCTGGTGGGGGCAGGTTCCCACGCCCAGCACTGCCAACTGAATCCCCAGTGAGGGGCCCTTTCTGGGGGAGCCTGGCCTGGTGCCCATAGTGCCccctgcctgggggaggggtccttcCTTGGGGACCTTGTGGGGCGCCCCTGGGGTggggccctggccccaccccaccacgGAGCCAGGTTACACATTAACCCTGTGTTTGCTCAGATGGCATGAAACAGGGTCCGAGAGtgatgggggtggcggggggcccagcagggggcgctctctgCAGCAGGGAAGGCTGGCCCCGTGCccgcgctagggggcgctctccagCCTGCACCCCTGTAAATGGGGGCTCCctgggcccctgcccccccccacgcccccagccactcctccctctgtcctgcaGGTTTTGCCGGGTCGATTCTGTGCTGCCCTGGACCGGCTGCTGCCCCTCGGCCCCCGGAGACCCATCAGCACCTTCTTCAAGGTTAGTGCCAAcgcggacgcctgggttctctgcctggcgcggggagggcaggggaggagggtctaatggttagagtggGGCGGTGGGGGCTGGGAATTTGGATGCCTAGGTTctctgtcgggggtggggggatggtacagaggttagagcagggggctgggagccaggactcctgggttctctccccggctctgggaggggagtagggtctagtggttagagccgggagccaggatgcctgggttcttttCCAGGCCTCGGACCTGCAGGTGGAGTTGACCAATGAGCCGAAGCCCAAGCCGGAGGCGGGACAGCTGCAGTTCGGGAAGCATTTCACCGACCACATGCTCACGGTGGAGTGGGACCGGgaccggggctggggccagccccacATCAAACCCTTCCAGAACCTGAGCCTGCACCCGGCCTCTTCCGCCCTGCACTACGCTGTGGAGGTGAGTCGGGGCGCCCTACTcccagcccctgctaccccagagGGCGGCGTCCCAGCTCAGGCAAGGGGGCCCTGGATAATCAGCCCCCGACCCCCAGCGTCCCAGCCGGGTGAGGGGTGcccagaccctcccccaccccggagccAGCCGCGTCCCAGCCGGGTGAGGGGTTcccagaccctcccccaccccggagccAGCCGCGTCCCAGCCCGGTGAGGGGTGCCCagatacctcccccacccccagagccagccgcatcccAGCCCGGGCGAGGGGGCCCCAGataccttccccacccccagagccagctgcgtCCCAGCCGGGTGAGGGGTTcccagaccctcccccacccccagagccagccgcgtCCCAGCCGGGTGAGGGGTGcccagaccctcccccaccccggagccAGCCGCGTCCCAGCCCGGTGAAGGGTGCCCagatacctcccccacccccagagccagccgcgtCCCAGCCCGGGCGAGGGGGCCCCagatacctcccccacccccagagccagccgcatcccAGCCCGGGCGAGGGGGCCCCagatacctcccccacccccagagccagccgcgtCCCAGCCCGGGCGAGGGGGCCCCagatacctcccccacccccagagccagccgcgtCCCAGCCCGGGCGAGGGGGCCCCagatacctcccccacccccagagccagccgcgtCCCAGCCCGGGCGAGGGGGCCCCAGataccttccccacccccagagccagctgcgtcccagcccgggcgagggggccccagaccctgccccagaggggccgcgtccCAGCCCCCGGCTGACggtgctggctctccccagctCTTCGAGGGGATGAAGGCTTTCCGGGGCCAGGATCAGCGAGTCCGTCTCTTCCGCCCGCTGATGAACATGGAGCGTATGTGCCGCTCGGCCGCCCGGGCCAGCCTGCCGGTgagtgaccccccctccccaggcctccTGCATGGGGCCCTCGCTGACCAGGCCCCTGGCCACCGGTTATCCCCCCCATGCTGCTTGGGTGAACTTcaagggggctgagagccaggactcctgggttctctttttggaagggagtggggtctagtggttaccgCTGCGGGGgcggggttgggagccaggacgcctgggttctctgtcaggctctgggaagggagtggggtctagtggttagagccgggggggtggggggttgggagccaggactcctgggctccctCTGTGGCttcgggaggggagtggggtctagtggttacagctgagggggggaggggttgggagccaggactcctgggttctgtcttggccctgggggctgccccctctctccagcactgccctctctccctcagcccttcgaccagctgcagctcctggactGCATCCGCCGGCTCGTGGCCCTCGACCAGGACTGGGTGCCGCACTCGGACAGCGCCAGTCTCTACATCCGCCCAACCTTCATTGGCACCGAGGTGCGGAGCCCCGAGGGGCGCCCCGACTTCCGCCATCCCCACGGGACACATCCCGCCTGCCTCCGACCTTGCGGCATCCGGGCCCCCAGATCTGTCTCCTGCCTGCGCCCCCCCAGTCCCCCAGATGTGTCTCCCGCCTCTGTCCCCAGATCTGTCTCCCACCTGCATCCCCCTAAtctgctccttcccctgcacCCCGACTCTGGGCTCCCCTGGCTTCTTGCTCCTCAACCTTttgaagccccccccccccactgctgcaggGGCTCTGGTGTGGGGTGCGGCCATGGGGTGCGGGGTTCTGACACTTTATTCCGCCCCCCCGCAGCCATCGCTGGGGGTGTCCCGTCCCGGCCACGCCCTCCTCTTCGTcatcctgtctccagtgggggcCTACTTCGCCACCGGCCCCATGGGCGCCGTGGGCCTGCTGGCCGAGCCACGCTACGTCCGCGCCTGGCTGGGGGGCGTCGGCGACTACAAGATGGGGGGGTGAGTATGAGCTTCCAGGCCCCAGCCTGCCGCTGGGGGGTGGTGCCCTCCGgaccccagccatgcccccctccaccccaccagccACTAGGCAgtgctgtcccctgcccccagttgtgtcccctctcccccctgccagccGCTAGGGGGTGCTGTCCCCTGTCCCCGACCTTGTCCCccttgtcatggagtccccgggcgatgctctggatctgctccccatgaagccaggcaggactctggggaagtctcctctctgggagcagcctgtctgcaggacacacagctcccccggctccaccttcctggtctgacctcggagcattcagcctcctctgcccctccaggcacttcccccagcgagtccgctcaggcggggttctggggaagccagagggtcctgccccccgactccgcagtcagacgtgactctcagccagccagtaaagcagaaggtttattagacgacaggaacatggtctaacacagagcttgtaggtgcagagaacaggacccctcaggtgggtccattttggggggcagggagccagacaaccccgtctgcccttcactccatgtccccagccagccccaaactgaaaccccctccagcccctcctcctctaggctttgtccctttccccaggaggtcacctgatccctttgttctccaaccctttagctctcaccttccggggggaagggacaggccatcagtggccaggaaacaaggttttggccattctctgtgtccagacccctgcacacacctgccctctagggctctgcaatgatcatacacccttaccccaccccctggagacttaagaactgcctaggggaaactgaggcacccccacactattcagaggaaccattaagaacagtcctactttgtcacatctctccctccttcgagatcgaactgagcggggtcactttagccggtgacctggggaagttcgaagccacaagcgttcccatggatgccccagcacctctcccattccttggtaggagttacaccaggcccttccagtttcacgccctcccttaggtcgggggtggtcgattgcactcgcaggccgcatgtgggaaggtttatgcggcccgtgccctttggccaccccaaaaccccagggggtcaaactgggattgggttttctccccaacaagctggccaaacacagccacctgGTTATAGGACTATTTAACTTTCTTAActgctttcactccatctgagaccttctcaaagctatcgacactgggtctttcaacaggaaagtcagtggatccattcacagcagaaaatttctggctgctaggaactgaaactttcttgattaaatcactttcacacccttcagttgcaataaactgcttgcaaagactccctgaggattcctttccctaggggcttttctatgcaacaattcacccctcccagaaattctgctcttaccctcttcaccgagggcttgctctagaggaacactttcctgagcaacaacagactctttctgggtctcccttacatccagaatcacctctggcccatccggtggattcctacacaatcccctttcaggcaaactgacagacttcctagagAAAATGTCAgaagccttctccttcccttctccacacacaagttcaggaatcttttccttcttgctacaggtttccacaccctcagtaggtaacacaatcacatcaccttcatgctctccttgtgccctggctaggatctcactctgatcagacagagttgctgcaccctttcccaacaacacactagcaacaggcaaaatacaagcaccaaaATTGTCTGgactctgggattttacatagaccctAACTGGATGTGACCTAGTTACAgcgccattctcccgagcagacacaaacttagggcccttcccttcctgggctttagttgaatccagaaccagctctgagacaactgcacgaccctcaaccaccACAGGCTgcaaggccccttctgtctgctccacagacaaagaagagccggacacactttctcctttcccagacacccagcttgggatctcattccccttgtcccagcacacaaggctggtcacagtcaactgcttggagatcagggtagctccctccatgggcaagtcaatacccctgacagacacgagcacgtttccttccctgtcccaattctccacccagctaacaggtaaggtccagggacactcatcttccactctcctcgccttcccaccctgctgactagacacagccatcagctcacaaggctgcctaggctcatccagactgtccttaccaagcaccttgccactccccacagatcccctgccctgcctgtgtctccccccactcagctggggtctcagctcccactgtgctcagcgctgcccttgctgtcccagtgggggtaggcagcgagctccctgctttcctcactg is drawn from Eretmochelys imbricata isolate rEreImb1 chromosome 23, rEreImb1.hap1, whole genome shotgun sequence and contains these coding sequences:
- the BCAT2 gene encoding branched-chain-amino-acid aminotransferase, mitochondrial, which codes for MAAAGVRARIGAVGRVLPGRFCAALDRLLPLGPRRPISTFFKASDLQVELTNEPKPKPEAGQLQFGKHFTDHMLTVEWDRDRGWGQPHIKPFQNLSLHPASSALHYAVELFEGMKAFRGQDQRVRLFRPLMNMERMCRSAARASLPPFDQLQLLDCIRRLVALDQDWVPHSDSASLYIRPTFIGTEPSLGVSRPGHALLFVILSPVGAYFATGPMGAVGLLAEPRYVRAWLGGVGDYKMGGNYAPTILVQDEAVRAGCQQALWLYGDDHQITEVGTMNIFLFWTDPQGDLELVTPPLNGIILPGVTRQSLLDLGRKWGEFKVSERSITMADLIRGLQEKRVREVFGSGTACVVSPVSHILYQGKTYPVPTMENGPELAKRFWKELTDIQYGRVPSDWVLPV